The Streptomyces achromogenes genome window below encodes:
- a CDS encoding response regulator, with protein sequence MSQEHGGAGTGGAIRVMVVDDHPMWRDAVARDLAESGLDVVATAGDGEQAVRRAKAVTPDVLVLDLNLPAKPGVQVCKEVVAANPALRVLVLSASGEHADVLEAVKSGATGYLLKSASTEELLDAVRRTAAGDPVFTPGLAGLVLGEYRRLASDPGSAADSDEPNAPRLTDRETEVLRLVAKGLSYKQIAERLVISHRTVQNHVQNTLGKLQLHNRVELVRYAIERGLDDE encoded by the coding sequence ATGAGCCAGGAACACGGCGGGGCGGGAACCGGCGGCGCGATCAGGGTCATGGTGGTCGACGACCACCCCATGTGGCGCGACGCGGTCGCCCGGGACCTGGCCGAGTCGGGACTGGACGTGGTCGCCACCGCCGGCGACGGCGAGCAGGCCGTGCGCCGCGCCAAGGCCGTCACGCCGGACGTGCTCGTGCTGGACCTGAACCTGCCGGCCAAGCCGGGCGTCCAGGTATGCAAGGAGGTCGTCGCCGCGAACCCAGCCCTACGGGTCCTGGTGCTGTCGGCGAGCGGCGAGCACGCCGACGTGCTGGAGGCGGTGAAGTCCGGCGCGACCGGCTATCTGCTGAAGTCGGCGTCCACCGAGGAACTGCTGGACGCCGTGCGGCGCACGGCCGCCGGCGACCCGGTGTTCACCCCGGGGCTGGCCGGCCTGGTCCTCGGCGAGTACCGCCGGCTCGCCTCCGACCCCGGCTCCGCCGCCGACAGCGACGAGCCGAACGCGCCGCGGCTCACCGACCGCGAGACCGAGGTGCTCCGGCTCGTCGCCAAGGGCCTGAGCTACAAGCAGATCGCCGAACGCCTGGTGATCTCGCACCGCACGGTCCAGAACCACGTCCAGAACACCCTGGGCAAGCTCCAGCTGCACAACCGGGTGGAACTGGTCCGGTACGCGATCGAACGCGGCCTCGACGACGAGTGA
- a CDS encoding ArsA family ATPase, with amino-acid sequence MRTLLITGPGGSGRTTIAAATAHQAAAGGIRTLVLSADRSDTLGAALGTRTGTSPVRVAPRLTAWRPDAAAGFRDDLTGFQDRAATLLDLVGASRLDPEEVTPLPGAEELTLLRALRDAALAEAHDLLVVDLPPAPRALALLALPEELRRYLRRLLPPERQAARALRPMLGRLAGVPMPAEQLYETTARWDLELAAVEAVLADRRTAVRLVAEPGPAGADAVRDARLGLALRALPVEALVANRVLPEEAAHAGPLTGIAAQQHKVLGEWSGAATVAHLGHDPRGAEDLGALAVPAVNPAASPVEWPVVDRLAQDGVLVWHIPLPGAIREELDLVRRGDELVVSAGPFRRIVALPSVLRRCGVDGAALRDGELCVRFAPDPGLWPRGQ; translated from the coding sequence ATGCGCACCCTCCTGATCACCGGCCCCGGCGGCAGCGGCCGTACGACGATCGCGGCCGCCACCGCTCACCAGGCAGCCGCCGGAGGCATCCGCACCCTCGTCCTCAGCGCCGACCGCTCCGACACCCTCGGCGCGGCGCTCGGGACGCGGACCGGGACGAGCCCCGTACGGGTCGCCCCCCGCCTCACCGCATGGCGTCCCGACGCGGCCGCCGGCTTCCGCGACGACCTCACCGGCTTCCAGGACCGCGCCGCCACCCTCCTCGACCTGGTCGGCGCCTCCCGGCTCGACCCGGAGGAGGTCACCCCGCTGCCCGGCGCCGAGGAACTGACCCTGCTGCGCGCGCTGCGGGACGCCGCCCTCGCCGAGGCCCACGACCTCCTCGTCGTCGATCTGCCGCCCGCCCCGCGGGCCCTCGCCCTGCTGGCCCTCCCGGAGGAGCTGCGCCGCTATCTGCGCCGCCTGCTCCCGCCGGAACGCCAGGCCGCCCGCGCCCTGCGCCCCATGCTCGGCCGGCTCGCCGGAGTACCGATGCCCGCCGAGCAGCTGTACGAGACGACCGCCCGCTGGGACCTGGAGCTGGCCGCCGTCGAGGCCGTCCTCGCCGACCGCCGCACCGCCGTCCGCCTGGTCGCCGAGCCCGGACCGGCCGGCGCCGACGCCGTCCGCGACGCCCGCCTGGGCCTCGCCCTGCGTGCCCTGCCCGTCGAGGCGCTCGTCGCCAACCGCGTGCTGCCCGAGGAGGCGGCGCACGCCGGACCGCTCACCGGGATCGCCGCCCAGCAGCACAAGGTCCTCGGCGAATGGTCCGGCGCCGCGACCGTCGCCCACCTCGGCCACGACCCCCGGGGGGCCGAGGACCTCGGCGCGCTCGCCGTGCCCGCCGTCAACCCGGCGGCCTCCCCGGTCGAGTGGCCCGTCGTCGACCGGCTCGCCCAGGACGGCGTGCTCGTCTGGCACATCCCGCTGCCCGGCGCCATACGCGAGGAACTCGACCTCGTCCGGCGCGGTGACGAACTCGTCGTCAGCGCCGGACCCTTCCGTCGCATCGTCGCGCTGCCCTCGGTGCTGCGCCGCTGCGGGGTCGACGGCGCCGCCCTGCGCGACGGCGAGCTGTGCGTGCGGTTCGCCCCGGATCCCGGGCTGTGGCCGCGCGGACAGTGA
- a CDS encoding DUF5304 domain-containing protein: MSEERPTPDAAGQPAGTESADVPPRASDADAWATAAAEDLAAEQARRRAEYGPPTGSAAEELRKLLDAVGDKLSSLQSPLLTAVAGPAAQQVVRQVVQQAKAAVEPVIERNPDVFDHLAAAGTELLAAYRSAVQTQEGRWTAGANDPRDERPGPGRDDGDGTGPGQRIDLD; encoded by the coding sequence ATGAGCGAAGAGCGCCCCACGCCCGACGCCGCAGGGCAGCCCGCCGGGACCGAGTCCGCCGACGTACCGCCGCGCGCGAGCGACGCAGACGCCTGGGCGACCGCCGCCGCCGAGGATCTGGCGGCGGAGCAGGCCCGCCGCCGCGCCGAGTACGGCCCGCCCACGGGCTCGGCGGCCGAGGAGCTGCGCAAGCTCCTCGACGCCGTCGGCGACAAGCTGTCCTCCCTCCAGTCCCCGCTGCTCACGGCGGTCGCCGGACCCGCCGCCCAGCAGGTCGTCCGCCAGGTCGTCCAGCAGGCCAAGGCCGCCGTGGAGCCCGTGATCGAGCGCAACCCGGACGTCTTCGACCACCTCGCGGCGGCCGGCACCGAACTCCTCGCCGCCTACCGTTCCGCCGTCCAGACCCAGGAGGGCCGCTGGACGGCCGGGGCCAACGACCCGCGGGACGAGCGGCCCGGCCCGGGGCGCGACGACGGCGACGGCACCGGTCCCGGCCAGCGCATCGACTTGGACTGA
- a CDS encoding trp operon leader peptide: MFALSIQNWWWTAHPAAH, translated from the coding sequence ATGTTCGCGCTTTCGATCCAGAACTGGTGGTGGACCGCTCATCCGGCGGCCCACTGA
- a CDS encoding class II 3-deoxy-7-phosphoheptulonate synthase — protein MTVNAKTSASAGNTWRDLPAAQQPEYPDTEALRAVVAELESYPPLVFAGECDQLRARMASVAKGEAFLLQGGDCAEAFDAVSADHIRNKLKTLLQMGAVLTYAASVPVVKVGRIAGQYSKPRSKNTETRDGVTLPTYRGDSVNGFDFNEAARVPDPERLKRMYNASASTLNLVRAFTTGGYADLRQVHAWNQDFVKSSPSGQRYEQLAREIDNALHFMHACGADPEEFKTVEFYSSHEALLLDYESALTRVDSRTGHLYDVSAHMVWIGERTRQLDHAHIEFASKIRNPVGIKLGPTTTAEEALQYIERLDPDREPGRLTFIVRMGADKVRDKLPELVEKVTASGATVAWITDPMHGNTYEAASGHKTRRFDDVLDEVKGFFEVHKALGTHPGGIHVELTGDDVTECVGGGDEIFVDDLHQRYETACDPRLNRSQSLDLAFLVAEMYRDQ, from the coding sequence GTGACCGTGAACGCTAAGACCAGCGCGAGCGCTGGCAACACCTGGCGAGACCTGCCCGCGGCGCAGCAGCCCGAGTACCCCGACACCGAGGCTCTGCGCGCAGTCGTTGCGGAGCTCGAGTCGTATCCGCCGCTCGTCTTCGCGGGCGAGTGCGACCAGCTGCGCGCCCGGATGGCGTCCGTCGCCAAGGGAGAGGCGTTCCTCCTCCAGGGCGGCGACTGCGCCGAGGCCTTCGACGCGGTGTCGGCCGACCACATCCGCAACAAGCTCAAGACGTTGCTGCAGATGGGCGCGGTGCTGACGTACGCGGCCTCCGTGCCGGTCGTCAAGGTCGGCCGGATCGCCGGCCAGTACTCCAAGCCGCGTTCCAAGAACACCGAGACCCGCGACGGCGTGACGCTGCCGACGTACCGCGGCGACTCGGTCAACGGCTTCGACTTCAACGAGGCGGCCCGCGTCCCGGACCCCGAGCGGCTGAAGCGGATGTACAACGCGTCCGCCTCGACGCTCAACCTGGTGCGCGCCTTCACCACCGGCGGCTACGCCGACCTGCGCCAGGTGCACGCCTGGAACCAGGACTTCGTGAAGTCGTCCCCGTCCGGCCAGCGCTACGAGCAGCTCGCCCGTGAGATCGACAACGCGCTGCACTTCATGCACGCCTGCGGGGCCGACCCGGAGGAGTTCAAGACGGTCGAGTTCTACTCCTCGCACGAGGCGCTGCTGCTCGACTACGAGTCTGCCCTGACCAGGGTCGACTCCCGCACCGGGCACCTGTACGACGTCTCGGCGCACATGGTGTGGATCGGCGAGCGCACCCGGCAGCTGGACCACGCGCACATCGAGTTCGCCTCGAAGATCCGCAACCCGGTCGGCATCAAGCTCGGGCCGACGACGACGGCCGAGGAGGCGCTACAGTACATCGAGCGCCTCGACCCGGACCGCGAGCCCGGCCGGCTGACCTTCATCGTCCGCATGGGCGCCGACAAGGTCCGCGACAAGCTGCCCGAGCTGGTGGAGAAGGTCACGGCCTCGGGCGCGACGGTGGCCTGGATCACCGACCCGATGCACGGCAACACCTACGAGGCGGCCTCGGGTCACAAGACCCGCCGCTTCGACGACGTGCTGGACGAGGTCAAGGGCTTCTTCGAGGTCCACAAGGCTCTCGGCACCCACCCGGGCGGCATCCACGTGGAGCTCACCGGCGACGACGTCACCGAGTGCGTGGGCGGCGGTGACGAGATCTTCGTCGACGACCTCCACCAGCGCTACGAGACGGCCTGCGACCCCCGGCTGAACCGCAGCCAGTCCCTCGACCTGGCATTCCTCGTGGCGGAGATGTACCGCGACCAGTAG
- a CDS encoding alpha/beta hydrolase: MPVLPGAEPYRHEGGEVGVLLCHGFTGSPQSLRPWARYLAEQGLTVSLPLLPGHGTRWEDMALTGWQDWYAEVDRELHALRRRCAAVFTVGLSMGGALALRLAAKHGEGVAGVVVVNPANKVHGLSAYALPVARHFVRTTKGITSDIAKGGVAESGYDRVPLHSAHSLRTFLRLVDGELPQVTQPLLLLHSAQDHVVPPADSARVLSRVSSTDVTEILLEQSYHVATLDHDADRIFEESYAFIGRIAPSVGKEGTAVGG; encoded by the coding sequence GTGCCGGTCCTTCCTGGAGCCGAGCCGTACCGCCATGAGGGCGGGGAGGTCGGAGTGCTCCTCTGTCACGGCTTCACCGGATCCCCGCAGTCGCTGCGCCCGTGGGCGCGGTACCTGGCCGAGCAGGGCCTGACGGTCTCACTGCCGCTCCTGCCGGGCCACGGCACGCGCTGGGAGGACATGGCGCTGACCGGCTGGCAGGACTGGTACGCGGAGGTGGACCGCGAGCTGCACGCCCTGCGCCGGCGCTGCGCCGCGGTGTTCACGGTCGGTCTGTCCATGGGCGGCGCGCTGGCCCTGCGGCTCGCCGCGAAGCACGGGGAGGGGGTGGCCGGCGTCGTCGTCGTCAACCCGGCGAACAAGGTGCACGGCCTGTCCGCGTACGCCCTCCCGGTGGCCCGTCATTTCGTGCGCACGACCAAGGGGATCACGAGCGACATCGCGAAGGGGGGCGTCGCGGAGAGCGGGTACGACCGGGTGCCGCTGCATTCGGCGCACTCCCTGCGCACCTTCCTGCGGCTGGTCGACGGCGAGCTGCCGCAGGTCACCCAGCCGCTGCTGCTGCTGCACAGCGCGCAGGACCATGTGGTGCCGCCGGCCGACTCGGCGCGGGTCCTCAGCCGGGTGTCGTCGACGGACGTGACCGAGATCCTGCTGGAACAGAGCTACCACGTGGCAACGTTGGACCACGATGCGGACCGGATCTTCGAGGAGAGCTACGCGTTCATCGGCCGGATCGCGCCCAGTGTCGGCAAGGAAGGGACGGCCGTAGGTGGCTGA
- a CDS encoding anthranilate synthase family protein, with product MHLLDLPADPRPFALLRRRTPGHDENVVELLLGPVRTYDRLADLPDEGLALVPFRQIRERGFDVRDDGTPLAVLHPEETHSFPLEDVLSQLPAHDVRVRDGAFDVGDEEYARIVGRVLRDEIGGGEGANFVIRRTYEGEIPGFSRADALALFRRLLEGERGAYWTFVVHTGDRTLVGASPEVHVRMSGGTVVMNPISGTYRYPAEGPTPERLLEFLADGKEIEELSMVVDEELKMMCTVGDMGGVVVGPRLKEMAHLAHTEYELRGKSSLDAREVLKETMFAATVTGSPVQNACRVIERHEAGGRGYYAGALALLGRDSGGAQTLDSPILIRTADIDAAGRLRVPVGATLVRGSDPAGEVAETHAKAAGVLAALGVRAGRPDTRAVPPRLADDPRVRAALDGRRASLAPFWLRMQERTGELTGHALVVDAEDTFTAMLAHVLRSSGLEVDVRRYDEDGLREAVLAHEGPVVLGPGPGDPCDLDDPKMRRLRELTARVLREHRHGVLGVCLGHELIAAELGLDIVRKEVPYQGAQTAIDLFGRTETVGFYNSFVARCGDEAAQELAVRGVEVSRAPNGEVHALRGPGFGGVQFHPESVLTLNGTSLVREAVARLRTTGLPS from the coding sequence ATGCATCTGCTCGACCTGCCGGCCGACCCCCGCCCGTTCGCCCTGCTGCGCCGCCGCACGCCGGGCCACGACGAGAACGTCGTCGAGCTGCTCCTCGGCCCGGTCCGCACCTACGACCGCCTGGCCGACCTCCCCGACGAGGGCCTCGCCCTGGTCCCCTTCCGCCAGATCCGCGAGCGCGGCTTCGACGTGCGCGACGACGGCACACCGCTCGCGGTGCTCCACCCCGAGGAGACCCACTCCTTCCCGCTCGAGGACGTCCTCTCCCAGCTGCCCGCCCACGACGTCCGGGTCCGCGACGGCGCCTTCGACGTCGGCGACGAGGAGTACGCGCGGATCGTCGGACGGGTGCTGCGGGACGAGATCGGCGGCGGCGAGGGCGCGAACTTCGTGATCCGGCGGACCTACGAGGGCGAGATCCCCGGGTTCTCCCGGGCCGACGCCCTCGCCCTGTTCCGGCGCCTGCTGGAGGGCGAGCGGGGCGCGTACTGGACGTTCGTCGTGCACACCGGGGACAGGACGCTGGTCGGGGCCAGCCCCGAGGTGCATGTGCGGATGTCCGGCGGCACGGTCGTCATGAACCCGATCAGCGGCACGTACCGGTATCCCGCCGAAGGACCGACCCCCGAGCGCCTGCTGGAATTCCTCGCCGACGGCAAGGAGATCGAGGAGCTGTCGATGGTCGTCGACGAGGAGCTCAAGATGATGTGCACGGTCGGCGACATGGGCGGGGTGGTGGTCGGACCCCGGCTGAAGGAGATGGCGCACCTCGCGCACACCGAGTACGAGCTGCGCGGTAAGTCCTCGTTGGACGCGCGGGAGGTGCTGAAGGAGACGATGTTCGCGGCGACCGTCACCGGCTCGCCCGTGCAGAACGCCTGCCGGGTCATCGAGCGGCACGAGGCCGGCGGGCGGGGCTACTACGCCGGCGCGCTCGCGCTGCTGGGCAGGGACTCGGGCGGGGCGCAGACCCTCGACTCCCCCATCCTCATCCGCACCGCCGACATCGACGCTGCCGGGCGGCTGCGGGTGCCGGTCGGGGCCACGCTGGTGCGGGGGTCGGACCCGGCGGGCGAGGTGGCGGAGACGCACGCCAAGGCGGCCGGGGTGCTGGCGGCGCTGGGGGTGCGCGCGGGCCGGCCGGACACGCGGGCCGTGCCGCCGAGGCTCGCCGACGACCCCCGGGTGCGGGCCGCGCTCGACGGCCGGCGTGCCTCGCTGGCGCCGTTCTGGCTGCGGATGCAGGAGCGGACGGGGGAGCTGACCGGGCACGCGCTCGTCGTCGACGCCGAGGACACGTTCACGGCGATGCTGGCGCACGTGCTGCGCTCCAGCGGTCTGGAGGTGGACGTGCGGCGGTACGACGAGGACGGGCTGCGCGAGGCGGTGCTCGCGCACGAGGGGCCGGTGGTGCTGGGGCCCGGTCCCGGCGACCCGTGCGACCTGGACGATCCGAAGATGCGGCGCCTGCGGGAGCTGACCGCCCGGGTGCTGCGGGAGCACCGCCACGGGGTGCTCGGCGTGTGCCTCGGCCACGAGCTGATCGCGGCCGAGCTGGGGCTGGACATCGTCCGCAAGGAGGTGCCCTACCAGGGGGCGCAGACGGCGATCGACCTCTTCGGGCGGACCGAGACGGTCGGCTTCTACAACAGTTTCGTGGCGCGGTGCGGCGACGAGGCCGCGCAGGAGCTCGCCGTGCGCGGGGTGGAGGTGAGCCGGGCCCCGAACGGCGAGGTGCACGCCCTGCGGGGGCCCGGCTTCGGCGGGGTGCAGTTCCATCCGGAGTCGGTGCTGACGCTGAACGGGACGTCCCTGGTGCGGGAGGCGGTCGCCCGGCTCCGCACGACGGGCCTGCCCTCGTAG
- a CDS encoding lysophospholipid acyltransferase family protein has translation MKVAIGGPLRVAFRPWVEGLENIPAEGAAILASNHLSFSDSFFLPAVLDRKVTFIAKAEYFTTPGVKGRLTAAFFKGVGQLPVDRSGGRGAGEAAVRSGIEVLERGELFGIYPEGTRSPDGRLYRGKPGGLARVALASGAPVIPVAMIDTEKIQPPGKVLPKIMRPGIRIGEPLDFSRYQGMEHDRFVLRAVTDEVMYEIMKLSGQEYVDMYATAAKRQIAEAAKAEKEAEKAAKAALAQAEKDQAEKDQAEKDRAKNDAEQRAEEQRAEKRRDAEPRDMGQRDPEQRDTEQ, from the coding sequence ATGAAGGTCGCTATCGGGGGACCCCTGCGGGTCGCCTTCCGGCCCTGGGTGGAGGGCCTGGAGAACATCCCCGCCGAGGGCGCCGCGATCCTGGCGAGCAACCACCTGTCGTTCTCCGACTCGTTCTTCCTGCCCGCGGTGCTCGACCGCAAGGTCACCTTCATCGCGAAGGCCGAGTACTTCACCACGCCCGGCGTGAAGGGCCGGCTGACGGCGGCCTTCTTCAAGGGCGTCGGCCAGCTCCCGGTGGACCGCTCCGGCGGGCGCGGCGCCGGCGAGGCCGCGGTCCGCAGCGGCATCGAGGTGCTGGAGCGCGGAGAGCTCTTCGGGATCTACCCCGAGGGCACCCGCTCGCCCGACGGCCGCCTCTACCGCGGCAAGCCGGGCGGCCTCGCGCGCGTGGCGCTCGCCAGCGGCGCGCCCGTGATCCCGGTCGCCATGATCGACACCGAGAAGATCCAGCCGCCCGGGAAGGTCCTCCCGAAGATCATGCGGCCCGGCATCCGCATCGGCGAGCCGCTGGACTTCAGCCGCTACCAGGGCATGGAGCACGACCGGTTCGTGCTGCGCGCCGTGACCGACGAGGTCATGTACGAGATCATGAAGCTCTCCGGCCAGGAGTACGTCGACATGTACGCGACCGCCGCCAAGCGGCAGATCGCGGAGGCGGCGAAGGCCGAGAAGGAAGCCGAGAAGGCCGCGAAGGCGGCGCTCGCGCAGGCCGAGAAGGACCAGGCCGAGAAGGACCAGGCCGAGAAGGACCGGGCGAAGAACGACGCAGAGCAGCGGGCCGAAGAGCAGCGGGCCGAAAAGCGGCGGGACGCGGAGCCAAGGGACATGGGGCAAAGGGACCCGGAGCAGCGGGACACGGAGCAGTAG
- the macS gene encoding MacS family sensor histidine kinase, which produces MARRERVVKMSVELPLWRALAGYRVLTMLYAVGFFATAYDGFARPWVAVAYYCVLFVWTVATLPKVASAASCTKRFLAADLTVALTGIMLTTVADSHERIQSGGPTLPSIWTAGSVLAFAIKGGWRWAAFASTAVAVTNLVERGAPARDTVHNVVLVWVASIAIGYVVEVARASERTLARALEIEATTRERERLARDIHDSVLQVLAMVQRRGAVIGGEAAELGRLAGEQEVALRMLVSGGLVPVSRVSRDAADGAVVHVVDEPAEQPGVVDLRALLAPFAGARVNLADPGAAVPLPTPAARELAAAVGAALDNVRGHAGEDARAWILVEDEPDRVVVTVRDDGPGIPEGRLAQAEGEGRLGVAQSIRGRLRDLGGSAELISTPGQGTEVELTVPKEKNVQRGKAGRR; this is translated from the coding sequence ATGGCCAGACGCGAGAGAGTCGTGAAGATGTCGGTCGAGCTGCCGCTGTGGCGTGCGCTCGCCGGCTACCGGGTGCTCACCATGCTCTACGCGGTGGGCTTCTTCGCCACCGCCTACGACGGGTTCGCGCGCCCCTGGGTCGCGGTCGCCTACTACTGCGTCCTGTTCGTCTGGACCGTCGCCACCCTGCCCAAGGTCGCGAGCGCGGCGAGCTGCACCAAGCGCTTCCTCGCCGCCGACCTCACCGTCGCGCTCACCGGCATCATGCTCACGACCGTCGCGGACAGCCACGAACGCATCCAGTCGGGCGGCCCGACGCTGCCGTCGATATGGACCGCGGGCTCGGTGCTGGCGTTCGCCATCAAGGGCGGCTGGCGCTGGGCGGCGTTCGCCTCCACGGCCGTCGCGGTGACCAACCTGGTCGAGCGCGGCGCCCCGGCCCGCGACACCGTCCACAACGTCGTCCTCGTCTGGGTCGCCTCCATCGCCATCGGCTACGTCGTCGAGGTCGCCCGCGCCTCCGAGCGCACCCTCGCCCGGGCCCTGGAGATCGAGGCGACGACCCGGGAACGGGAGCGGCTCGCCCGCGACATCCACGACAGCGTGCTGCAGGTGCTCGCCATGGTGCAGCGCCGCGGTGCGGTCATCGGCGGGGAGGCGGCCGAGTTGGGCCGGCTGGCCGGTGAGCAGGAGGTGGCGCTGCGCATGCTGGTCTCCGGCGGCCTCGTGCCGGTCTCCCGGGTCTCGCGGGACGCGGCGGACGGCGCCGTCGTCCACGTGGTGGACGAGCCGGCGGAGCAGCCCGGGGTCGTCGACCTGCGCGCGCTGCTCGCTCCCTTCGCGGGCGCCCGCGTGAACCTCGCCGACCCCGGCGCCGCGGTGCCGCTGCCCACGCCCGCCGCACGGGAGCTGGCCGCCGCGGTCGGGGCCGCCCTGGACAACGTGCGCGGACACGCGGGGGAGGACGCCCGGGCCTGGATCCTGGTCGAGGACGAGCCGGACAGGGTCGTCGTCACCGTGCGGGACGACGGGCCGGGCATCCCGGAGGGCCGGCTCGCGCAGGCCGAGGGCGAAGGAAGGCTCGGGGTCGCCCAGTCGATCCGGGGAAGGCTGCGGGACCTCGGCGGCAGCGCCGAGCTGATCTCGACGCCGGGACAGGGCACGGAGGTCGAACTGACGGTGCCGAAGGAGAAGAACGTGCAGCGGGGGAAGGCGGGACGGCGATGA
- a CDS encoding endonuclease/exonuclease/phosphatase family protein: protein MPTTSPLPNSRTEPDGSAVIRVLSYNVRSLRDDTDALARVITACGPDLVLVQESPLFFRWRKKLARLAAASGQVILTGGGTAAGPAVLCSLRATVERTEDVLLPLTPGQFRRGLATAVVRFAGARLGVVSCHLGLTAAERREHGGLLLDRLAGLGVEHAVVGGDINERPDGATFGRLAAALQDCRTAAPWGAEHTFPATGPDRRIDGIFATKAVEVLGCGVPVDVPGVTEADLRAATDHLPVLAALRVPAA, encoded by the coding sequence ATGCCGACGACGTCGCCGCTTCCCAACTCCCGTACCGAGCCGGACGGTTCGGCCGTCATCCGGGTCCTCAGCTACAACGTCCGCTCCCTGCGGGACGACACCGACGCCCTCGCCCGCGTCATCACGGCCTGCGGCCCCGACCTGGTGCTCGTCCAGGAGTCCCCGCTCTTCTTCCGCTGGCGCAAGAAGCTCGCCCGTCTCGCGGCCGCCTCCGGTCAGGTGATCCTCACCGGCGGCGGCACGGCGGCCGGCCCCGCCGTCCTGTGCTCACTGCGGGCGACCGTCGAACGCACCGAGGACGTGCTGCTGCCGCTCACCCCGGGCCAGTTCCGCCGGGGCCTGGCGACGGCCGTGGTCCGCTTCGCGGGCGCCCGGCTGGGTGTCGTCAGCTGTCACCTCGGGCTGACGGCGGCAGAGCGCCGTGAACACGGCGGCCTGCTCCTCGACCGGCTGGCCGGTCTGGGCGTGGAGCACGCGGTCGTGGGCGGTGACATCAACGAACGGCCCGACGGCGCCACCTTCGGCCGACTGGCGGCAGCGCTCCAGGACTGCCGTACCGCGGCCCCCTGGGGCGCCGAGCACACCTTCCCGGCCACCGGCCCGGACCGCCGCATCGACGGGATCTTCGCGACGAAGGCCGTGGAGGTGCTGGGCTGTGGGGTGCCGGTCGACGTGCCGGGCGTCACCGAGGCCGACCTGCGCGCGGCCACCGATCACCTGCCGGTGCTGGCCGCGCTCCGCGTGCCCGCGGCCTGA
- a CDS encoding ROK family glucokinase: MGLTIGVDIGGTKIAAGVVDEEGNILSTHQVPTPGTPEGIVDAIAAAVDGARVGHAIVGVGIGAAGYVNRQRSTVYFAPNIDWRQEPLKEKVEARVGLPVVVENDANAAAWGEYKFGAGKGHRNVICITLGTGLGGGIIIGNKLRRGHFGVAAEFGHIRMVPDGLLCGCGSQGCWEQYASGRALVRYAKQRANATPERAEVLLGLGDGSPDGIEGKHISMAARQGDPVAVDSYRELARWAGAGLADLASLFDPSAFIVGGGLSDEGDLVLDPIRKSYKRWLVGGNWRPVADVIAAQLGNKAGLVGAADLAREPDPIM, from the coding sequence ATGGGACTCACCATCGGCGTCGACATCGGCGGCACGAAGATCGCGGCCGGCGTGGTCGACGAGGAAGGCAACATCCTCTCGACCCACCAGGTGCCGACCCCGGGCACGCCCGAGGGCATCGTGGACGCCATCGCCGCCGCCGTCGACGGCGCGCGCGTGGGGCACGCCATCGTCGGTGTGGGCATCGGCGCGGCCGGCTATGTCAACCGCCAGCGCTCGACGGTCTACTTCGCGCCCAACATCGACTGGCGCCAGGAGCCGCTGAAGGAAAAGGTCGAGGCCCGCGTGGGTCTCCCCGTCGTCGTGGAGAACGACGCCAACGCCGCCGCGTGGGGCGAGTACAAGTTCGGCGCGGGCAAGGGTCACCGCAACGTCATCTGCATCACCCTCGGCACCGGCCTCGGCGGCGGCATCATCATCGGCAACAAGCTGCGCCGGGGCCACTTCGGCGTGGCCGCCGAGTTCGGCCACATCCGGATGGTCCCGGACGGCCTGCTGTGCGGCTGCGGCTCGCAGGGTTGCTGGGAGCAGTACGCCTCCGGCCGTGCCCTCGTGCGCTACGCGAAGCAGCGCGCCAACGCCACTCCCGAGCGCGCCGAGGTGCTGCTCGGGCTCGGCGACGGCAGCCCCGACGGCATCGAGGGCAAGCACATCTCCATGGCCGCCCGGCAGGGCGACCCGGTCGCCGTGGACTCCTACCGCGAGCTCGCCCGCTGGGCCGGCGCCGGCCTCGCCGACCTGGCCTCGCTCTTCGACCCGTCCGCGTTCATCGTCGGCGGCGGCCTCTCGGACGAGGGCGACCTGGTCCTCGACCCGATCCGCAAGTCCTACAAGCGGTGGCTGGTAGGCGGCAACTGGCGTCCGGTGGCGGACGTCATCGCGGCGCAGCTCGGCAACAAGGCGGGGCTGGTCGGAGCGGCGGACCTGGCGAGGGAGCCCGACCCGATCATGTAG